The Mucilaginibacter defluvii genome contains the following window.
TGCGTAAAACCGTCCAGGCTTCTTCAATGCCTATGTTTTTGGCACGTTCTATCAGCGCGTCAGGTATTTTGGGGCGGCCATCCTTAAAACGTTCGCCTTTCCATTCCGAGGTGTAAAATATCAGTTCGTCGCGGGTGATGGTCTGGGCATTGGCATCAGCAAACCAACCTAACAATACGCTTAAACCAATGGCAATCTTCTTAAATCTCATACAAATAAACTTCAGCTAACAAATTAACGGATTGCGATAGGATTGGCAATGCCATTCAGATCGTACACTATTTTGCCTGCGCGTATGGTCAGTTCGCACTCCAGTTTTTTATCCGTTTCAACCTTGCGGCCGGTGTAATCAAACAAACCGAATTTGCCTTTGCGGATGTTTAATACCGCCACATCAGCCTCGGCGCCAACGCTTAGGTTGCCTAATTCCTCGTGTTTTATTTCCATAGCGGGGTTTGAGGTTGAAGCCTTGATCACGCTTTTCAGATCCATACCCAAAGCCAGGAATTTCGACATGGTTGTCAACATATCCTTCATGGCATTGTTCATGCTGCCGGTATGAATATCGGTACTGATAGAGCTCGGAAAAAAGCCCTCCTTTGCCGCCGGTATGGCCTGCGAAAATGCAAAGCTGATGCCGCCATAACCCACATCAAAATAAATACCGCGCTTGCGGGCCTCCAATACAAAGGGCTTTACCTTTTGCGTTTGCTGATCAACAATATATTCCCGGCCGTTTATCTGCGCAAAGCAATGTGTAAAAATATCGCCGGGGCGCAGGTGCTGCATAAACAATTCTTCAATGGGTAATGGCGGTTGGCTTCCGCCAAAGTCTATCATTACAGGTATATTACCGGCCTCTTTGCCTGCGGCCACGGCACGGTCAACCGGCGACCAGTCGTGCCCCTCATAATGCGCTACTTTAAAGCCTACAATGTAGTTTTTAAACCGTTTAGCCATTAATGCCGACATGCGGGTGTCCATATCATTCAAATTCTGCTCGTATCCACCGCGCATTCCCTCGCCAACAATGTTCAAAAAAGCCAGTACCCGGGTTTGCGATTGATCAATGGTTTGCTCCTTAAACGTAGTAAAAGTACGCCAGCCCGAACTGCCTGCATCAACCACGGTAGTTACACCATTACGAAAGGTAAAGCCATCCGGCGGCAGGGCCAGGTTGCCGTTCTCATACTGATGGTCGGGCGCGGTGCCAAAAAAATTATGCGAGTGAATATCGATCAGTCCGGGTGTAACGTAAAGGCCTTTCGCATCAACCGTTTGTTTGGCAGTACCGCTGATGTTTTTAGCTACCTTAACAATTTTGCCGTCAGCAATGGCTACATCCATTACCTCGTCAATGTTATTCTTAGGGTCGATAACGTGGCCGTCCTTTATCAGTATGCTATAGGTTTGTGCCGATACCGCATTGCCCAAACATAGCGCCGTCAGTATTAAAACAAGTATCTTTTTCATGGTATAATGTATCAAATAAGCAATTCCGTAAGATGCTTGATGTTAGGCTGATGCTTGTTGTAAAATAGCTTTAACCCGGTTAGCTACGATATCTATCTGGTCAGGACGTAACAGTACTACGCCAACAATCAGCGAGTCATCCCGCTCATTGGCCACTATGCTTGGGGTACCGCTTTTTAATGCCGCGACTACCTGTTTAGGGGTGGTTTTTATTTTAGCCCGATCCCAGTTCACAAACAAGCTAGGGAAGGCGTTTGCCGGTCCCGGATCAACCACCATGCGGGTTTTCACAGTCGGTACGGTTTCCAGTTTAGTGCCGATGGTCTTGGTACGCTGTTCCCAGTCGGCCCATTCCTTTTTATGGTCACGCTCCAGGTAAGCCTTCAAAGCGGCATACATACCAAACATTTCTTCTTTATTCACCTTCATCGGTCTGCCTATCGGTGCCTCATGCGGACTATGGTTCAAACGCGCCGCGGCTATCAGATCCTTACGGCCAAACAACAACCCGGCACTTTGCGGTCCGCGGATCATTTTACCACCAGAGAAGGTTACCAGGTCAAACCCCATCTTTTGAAACTTGAACAGGTTTTCAACAGGCGGTACATCTGCCGCTGCATCCAGAAAGGTTGGGATATTTTTGGCCTTGGCTACCTTTAAAAACTCCTCGTGGGTAATGCTGCTTTTGCCGGCCGCGTTAAAAAACAAAGCCATTACCGTGTTGCTGTTTATAGCGGCAGCCATAGCGGCAGCACCTTCAACTTCAATAATTTTGGCGCCGGTGGTAAGCACCGCCTGATCAAACAAATACCTGTGCGATTTTTGCATGATTACCTCGGGGCGTGGGCCTGGTAGGTTGGGCAGCATTTTTATCTTTTGCTCATCGGTACCTGTAATGCAGGCGGCTGTGCCCAGTACCATGGCACATGCCGCGCCTGATGTTACCATCGCCGCTTCGCAGTGCAGCATTTCGGCAATTTTAGCACCGACTTTATCCTGTAATTCATAAAGATTGGCAAAATCATACGAGGTGGAGTTGATGGCCTCCAATACCTCCGGCAGCATCAGCGAGCCTGAAAGAAAGGTCATGGTAACCGACGCGTTTATCACCGGGGTAACGCCAAGCTCTTTAAAAAAATCGCGTTTAGGTGCCGTAGTTGCTTCAGGGGTAACAGCGCTTGCTGCTTTAGCTGTCAGCGCCCCCGCAAAGGGGAGCATTGACAGGCTTTTTATAACGTTTCTACGTTTCATTATCAAAGTTTAATGGTGGTTTTAACCGATCATACATAGGCAATGCAGTCCATCTCAACCAGCGAGTCGCCGGGTACGCCGCCTTTGGCAACAGCTACTGTGGTACGCACCGGAGGTTTTTTACCGAAACGGCCTTTGTATACCTCGTTCATGCCCTTATAATCGGCAATATCGTTCAGATAAACATTCACCTTCAGCACTTTCTCCATTGATGAGCCCGCTTTTTTCAGCTCCTGCTCCAGTTCTTTCAGCACGATCTCGGTGTGGGCTTTAATTTCAAACGGTGCGGTGTGCGCGCCTTTACCGGCTATAAAGATCATGTTACCCAGTTTGGTTGAGCCTGAAAACAGCGGGACATCATCCTGCATGGTAACATTGTTTACTTCCTTCTCTTCCGCCGCCTGTACCGGGGCTGCCTTAGCTAAGCCAAAAACAGATAAACCGGCTACTGATGCCAACATTTTTTTTACGATCGATCTTCTTTCCATTGTATTAATTGTTTGTTTTTCCTTTATGTTGAATATGACTAAGTTAAAGAATGAATAGCCCGCCGGCAAATCATTAAACCGGCGGGACTATTCGCCACTTAACTAACCAAATTCTTTTTATTTGTTATGGACGATCCCACCACATGCGGGTCAGAAACTCATCCGGGCCCTGGCGGGCAATAGCTGCTCTGTAGTTGGTTCCGTTTAAATTTTGCTCCGTTGCCGGGTATAAAAACCGCCTGAATATTTTACCTCCGGTAGCATTGCCCACATAATTATTAGGGGTAAGCTTAGGATAGCCGGTGCGCCTGTAGGTATTCCAGGTTTCGGTAGCATTAGGGTAAACGCCCACCCAAAACTGGGTGTATATCTGCTCTAACTGCGCATCAACAGTACCGGCAGTATTCAGCTTATGGTAACGGATGTAAGTTTGTATCTGATTGTCAGATATATTACCCGCGCCGGTACCAAACTGCGCCCACTGCCTCATGGCGGCGCTTATGCCATTCTCGTAAGCCACACTTGCCGATGCACCTGTGTACCACCCGCGCAAAGCGGCCTCGGCCAACAAAAAGTTAGTTTCGGCATTGGTGAGTAGTAAGTACGGGCTATTAAATTGTAATATGGTTGCCGGGTTAGGCTCCGAGTAGGTTACAAAGTCAGCCGGTTTGGTGCCCAACATGGCCGACATGCCTTTTTGTATGGCTGATATAGTATCGGGAGTTGTACCATTCCATACAACCGAAAGCACACCCAGGCGCGGATCGTTATTAGTTTTCAGGAAGTTAATGAAAACATCTTGGAATTTTCCACCTTCCGGGTTACTGTTACCGTTAGCCGCAATATAATCGGAGTTATACAAATTCAACGCGAGCGGGTTTTTGTTGATATCCTGCCCGGTTAATACGTAACCGGTAACCTTGGCAACATCGGCATCATCCAGTATCACGCCACCGGCAATAGCCTTTTTGGCCCAGGTTTCGGCAGCGGCAATGTCAACCTTGGTCATGCGCATGGCCAAACGCAGCATTAACGAGTAGGAAAACTTTTTCCACTGAGCCATATTGCCTTTGTAAATAAGGTCGGCAGCGCCGAAGCCTGCACCTGTAGTATTAATTGCAGTGGCAGCCTCATCAAGCTCCTTCAACATGTCGGCGTAGATGTTTTTTTGTTCATCGTAAACCGGCATATATAAATCATCCGTATAGCCCTTACCAGCCTGGCTGTAGGGCACATCGCCATACAAATCCGTAATGCGGCTAAAGCAATAGGCCCGCCATATACGTGCGCATTGCAATTGGTTTGACAGGGCGGCATCGCTCCCTAAAGCGGTTATTACCTGGGTTATCTCATTTATTTCCTTCGGGTAAGCGTTGTTGAATACCGTCCACGATTGCTGGCTTTGGCTCAGTACATACTTGGCTCCAAAGCCTGCCACGTCATTATAGCTGGTAGTGTACTGCATGGTGCCTTGTAAAAGGTTAAGCACATCGCCCGCACCGTCAAGTACTGATTTGGTGAACACAAATGCCGGAGTAGGGTTAGGTGATGTGTTAGGGTTGGTGTTCATCTCCTCAAAACCCTTATCGCACGCCTGCAAACCCAATATGCCAACTGTAAGTAGCGCTATATATTTTTTTAAGTTTCTTTTCATCTCAAATTGTCCTTTTAATTATTAATGGATCAATGCCTAATTAAAACTTAACCATCAGGTTTAAACCGAAACTGCGGGTACGCGGCAAACCGAACGACTCAAAACCCTGTGCCCGGTCATTGGTAAAGCTTGATTCCGGGTCAAAATTATCGGTCTGGCTATACAGCGTTAACAGGTTGCGGGCTACAAAGGCAATGCTTGCTCCCTGTAGTTTGGCAAACTTCAGCTTATCGACAGGAATGTTGTAGCTTAGTATAACCTGGCGCAGTTTAACAAAGCTGGCATCGTGCAAAAAGAGTTCGGAATATGATTTATAGTTATCATAATAAGTACGCAGATCGGCTACAGGCACTGTACGCGAGTATGAATTACCGGCTTGGTCAACACCGCTTACAGTTAAGCCACCGTCACGGCCAGGTAAAGTACTTTTCATCAGGCCCAAGCGAGTACCGTAAATTTCCATCAGCGATAGTATCTTGTTGCCAAACTTGCCATCAACCAATACATTCAGGCTAAACCTCTTGTATTTAAAATCATTGGTTAAGCCCATGGTTAACGGCGCAACGCCATTACCTAAGGTTTGCAGTGGGGTAGCAACAGGCAAGCCGGTAGTTGCATTAAATACCACATTGCCCGCGGCATCGCGCTGCATACGGGTACCCACAATGCTGCCAAAAGGCTGGCCAACAATATTGTTGATGTAGCCCCAGCCGTTTACCGATGATGCCATCTGGATCTGATTTAAACCGGCCGCGAGTTTTAAAACCTCATTTTTATTATAGGCTACGTTATAGCTGGCGCTCCAGGTAAAATTGTTGGTTTTTACCGGCGTGCCGTTCACCAAACCCTCA
Protein-coding sequences here:
- a CDS encoding amidohydrolase/deacetylase family metallohydrolase, with protein sequence MKKILVLILTALCLGNAVSAQTYSILIKDGHVIDPKNNIDEVMDVAIADGKIVKVAKNISGTAKQTVDAKGLYVTPGLIDIHSHNFFGTAPDHQYENGNLALPPDGFTFRNGVTTVVDAGSSGWRTFTTFKEQTIDQSQTRVLAFLNIVGEGMRGGYEQNLNDMDTRMSALMAKRFKNYIVGFKVAHYEGHDWSPVDRAVAAGKEAGNIPVMIDFGGSQPPLPIEELFMQHLRPGDIFTHCFAQINGREYIVDQQTQKVKPFVLEARKRGIYFDVGYGGISFAFSQAIPAAKEGFFPSSISTDIHTGSMNNAMKDMLTTMSKFLALGMDLKSVIKASTSNPAMEIKHEELGNLSVGAEADVAVLNIRKGKFGLFDYTGRKVETDKKLECELTIRAGKIVYDLNGIANPIAIR
- a CDS encoding aminotransferase class V-fold PLP-dependent enzyme — its product is MKRRNVIKSLSMLPFAGALTAKAASAVTPEATTAPKRDFFKELGVTPVINASVTMTFLSGSLMLPEVLEAINSTSYDFANLYELQDKVGAKIAEMLHCEAAMVTSGAACAMVLGTAACITGTDEQKIKMLPNLPGPRPEVIMQKSHRYLFDQAVLTTGAKIIEVEGAAAMAAAINSNTVMALFFNAAGKSSITHEEFLKVAKAKNIPTFLDAAADVPPVENLFKFQKMGFDLVTFSGGKMIRGPQSAGLLFGRKDLIAAARLNHSPHEAPIGRPMKVNKEEMFGMYAALKAYLERDHKKEWADWEQRTKTIGTKLETVPTVKTRMVVDPGPANAFPSLFVNWDRAKIKTTPKQVVAALKSGTPSIVANERDDSLIVGVVLLRPDQIDIVANRVKAILQQASA
- a CDS encoding RidA family protein codes for the protein MERRSIVKKMLASVAGLSVFGLAKAAPVQAAEEKEVNNVTMQDDVPLFSGSTKLGNMIFIAGKGAHTAPFEIKAHTEIVLKELEQELKKAGSSMEKVLKVNVYLNDIADYKGMNEVYKGRFGKKPPVRTTVAVAKGGVPGDSLVEMDCIAYV
- a CDS encoding SusD/RagB family nutrient-binding outer membrane lipoprotein gives rise to the protein MKRNLKKYIALLTVGILGLQACDKGFEEMNTNPNTSPNPTPAFVFTKSVLDGAGDVLNLLQGTMQYTTSYNDVAGFGAKYVLSQSQQSWTVFNNAYPKEINEITQVITALGSDAALSNQLQCARIWRAYCFSRITDLYGDVPYSQAGKGYTDDLYMPVYDEQKNIYADMLKELDEAATAINTTGAGFGAADLIYKGNMAQWKKFSYSLMLRLAMRMTKVDIAAAETWAKKAIAGGVILDDADVAKVTGYVLTGQDINKNPLALNLYNSDYIAANGNSNPEGGKFQDVFINFLKTNNDPRLGVLSVVWNGTTPDTISAIQKGMSAMLGTKPADFVTYSEPNPATILQFNSPYLLLTNAETNFLLAEAALRGWYTGASASVAYENGISAAMRQWAQFGTGAGNISDNQIQTYIRYHKLNTAGTVDAQLEQIYTQFWVGVYPNATETWNTYRRTGYPKLTPNNYVGNATGGKIFRRFLYPATEQNLNGTNYRAAIARQGPDEFLTRMWWDRP